From the genome of Kaistella daneshvariae, one region includes:
- a CDS encoding sterol desaturase family protein, which translates to MEFTGYIFLTIAVVITMEGVTWLTHKFIMHGLGWYLHEDHHQPGYPHVFEKNDAFFVVFAIPSMLLFWFGTVDGINWMFFVGLGILIYGICYFLVHDVLIHRRFKWFDKTNNWYFRGLRKAHKMHHKHLGKEDGECFGMLYVPMKYFREARLSTIKK; encoded by the coding sequence ATGGAATTTACAGGATATATATTTCTCACCATCGCTGTAGTAATCACTATGGAAGGTGTTACGTGGCTTACACACAAGTTCATCATGCACGGTTTGGGCTGGTATCTGCATGAAGATCACCACCAGCCGGGTTATCCGCATGTTTTCGAAAAAAATGACGCTTTTTTCGTTGTTTTTGCCATTCCAAGTATGTTGCTTTTTTGGTTTGGAACGGTGGACGGCATCAACTGGATGTTTTTCGTCGGCCTCGGAATTTTAATTTACGGAATCTGCTATTTTCTGGTTCACGACGTTTTGATTCACCGCCGTTTTAAATGGTTTGACAAAACCAATAACTGGTATTTCCGCGGACTTCGAAAAGCGCATAAAATGCACCACAAACACTTGGGAAAAGAAGACGGTGAATGCTTCGGAATGCTTTACGTACCGATGAAATATTTCCGCGAGGCGCGTTTATCCACCATAAAAAAATAA
- a CDS encoding SDR family oxidoreductase, with product MKIFLTGGTGYIGKRLLIQLLEEGHHVVCSVRDKNRFGLKLFKDKIEQIEVIENDFLDESSLENIPKDIEAAYYLIHSMSSSDGDFEEKEKISADNFRRILEKTAVKQVIFLTGIINEEKLSKHLQSRKNVEEALQSAVYSLTSLRAGIIVGSGSASFEIIRDLVEKLPVMITPKWLNTKCQPIAIRNVMQFLVGVLGKEFTYNQNYDIAGTTVVTYKEMLLQYAKIRGLKRQIFIVPVMTPKLSSYWLYFVTSTSYSLAKNLVDSMKIDVVAKPNNLAEKLGIYLFSYEEAIRQAFDKIKQNDVLSSWFDSFTNQFHSRKVWQYLEVPTEGCFKDIRQEKVDDVEKSLDRIFSIGGKTGWYYADFLWKIRGLLDKIFGGVGLRRGRRNMSELEAGDSVDFWRVLYANREEKRLLLFAEMKLPGEAWLEFKIKNGVLHQEATFRPLGLSGRLYWYSVLPFHGLIFNGMLKKLAGK from the coding sequence ATGAAAATTTTCCTCACAGGCGGCACCGGTTATATTGGCAAAAGATTGCTCATTCAGCTTTTAGAAGAAGGCCATCACGTGGTTTGTTCTGTGCGGGATAAAAACCGCTTTGGACTTAAACTTTTTAAAGATAAAATCGAGCAGATTGAAGTCATCGAAAATGATTTTTTAGATGAATCGAGTTTAGAAAATATTCCAAAAGATATTGAGGCGGCATATTATTTAATTCATTCCATGTCTTCCAGCGATGGAGATTTTGAGGAAAAGGAAAAAATTTCTGCCGATAACTTTCGTAGAATTTTAGAAAAAACCGCCGTAAAGCAGGTAATTTTTCTCACCGGAATTATTAATGAAGAAAAACTATCGAAGCATTTGCAGTCGCGGAAAAATGTGGAAGAAGCTTTGCAAAGTGCAGTTTACAGTTTGACGAGTTTGCGTGCGGGAATTATCGTCGGTTCCGGCAGCGCGTCTTTTGAAATCATCCGCGATTTGGTGGAAAAACTTCCGGTCATGATTACTCCGAAATGGCTGAACACCAAATGTCAGCCAATTGCCATCAGGAATGTGATGCAGTTTTTGGTGGGCGTTTTAGGCAAAGAATTTACCTACAACCAAAATTACGATATCGCAGGAACCACGGTGGTTACTTACAAAGAAATGCTTTTGCAATATGCAAAAATTCGGGGCTTAAAGCGGCAAATTTTTATAGTTCCCGTGATGACGCCTAAACTTTCTTCGTACTGGCTTTATTTTGTGACTTCAACGAGTTATTCTTTGGCTAAAAATCTGGTGGACAGCATGAAAATTGATGTGGTGGCAAAACCAAATAATCTGGCCGAAAAGCTCGGAATTTATCTTTTTTCTTATGAGGAAGCCATCCGTCAGGCCTTTGATAAAATTAAACAAAATGACGTTCTATCAAGCTGGTTTGATTCTTTCACAAATCAATTTCACAGCCGTAAAGTCTGGCAATATCTGGAAGTTCCTACGGAAGGTTGTTTTAAAGATATTCGCCAGGAAAAGGTGGATGATGTAGAAAAATCTTTGGATCGTATTTTCAGCATTGGCGGTAAAACAGGCTGGTATTACGCAGATTTTCTTTGGAAAATTCGTGGGCTTTTGGACAAAATTTTTGGTGGTGTTGGGTTGCGCCGTGGCCGCCGAAATATGAGCGAGCTGGAAGCCGGCGATTCCGTAGATTTTTGGCGAGTGCTTTATGCGAACCGCGAAGAAAAACGGCTTTTGCTTTTTGCTGAAATGAAACTTCCGGGCGAAGCCTGGTTGGAATTCAAAATAAAAAATGGCGTCCTGCATCAGGAAGCCACTTTTCGCCCTTTGGGTTTATCCGGCCGATTGTATTGGTATTCTGTTTTGCCGTTTCACGGCTTAATTTTTAACGGAATGCTGAAAAAACTCGCGGGGAAATAA
- a CDS encoding SRPBCC family protein has product MKINLTKQSGIYTLTSEQVMPLSLEKAWEFFTLPTNLDKITPKEMEFRITNNPPNKTYKGQIITYKIGALPFIKSNWITEITHLEEQKFFVDEQRFGPYAMWHHEHHFKAVSENEVLMTDIVNFKLPFGIFGDLIAGNYVRNKVKFIFESRYKILEKTFLS; this is encoded by the coding sequence ATGAAAATTAATTTGACCAAACAATCCGGAATTTATACGCTGACTTCTGAGCAGGTTATGCCTTTATCTTTAGAAAAGGCCTGGGAATTTTTCACTTTACCGACGAATTTGGATAAAATTACGCCGAAAGAAATGGAATTCCGGATTACAAATAATCCACCAAATAAAACCTATAAAGGTCAGATTATCACTTACAAAATTGGCGCTTTACCTTTCATTAAATCGAATTGGATTACAGAAATTACGCATCTGGAAGAGCAAAAATTTTTCGTCGATGAACAGCGGTTTGGTCCTTATGCAATGTGGCATCACGAACATCATTTTAAAGCAGTTTCAGAAAACGAAGTTTTGATGACGGATATTGTAAATTTCAAACTTCCTTTCGGAATTTTTGGTGATTTAATTGCCGGAAATTATGTAAGAAATAAGGTGAAATTTATCTTCGAAAGCCGCTATAAAATCTTAGAAAAAACTTTTTTATCATGA
- a CDS encoding lycopene cyclase domain-containing protein: MQSYYYLLLDVFSFLIPFLFSFEKKRMHFIQHWKAYFTAIISVGIFFILWDVYFAYEDVWGFNDQYLIGLRIFKLPLEEYLFFLLIPYASVFIHYALKYFFPNIILPKNITRAITYILFFIGLILSVYNYDKMYTFVCIGLFTVLMLLQIIFEWKYARRFYLSFIIIFIPFFFVNSALTGSYSENPVVFYDNSENLGIRLGTIPVEDAFYCFALLYSITLVFEYLKTKKSFHSSHEN, translated from the coding sequence TTGCAGTCGTATTATTATCTCCTGCTGGATGTTTTCAGTTTTTTAATTCCTTTTTTGTTCAGTTTTGAAAAAAAGCGAATGCATTTTATCCAGCACTGGAAAGCGTATTTCACGGCAATTATCAGTGTCGGAATTTTCTTTATTTTGTGGGATGTTTATTTTGCGTACGAAGATGTCTGGGGTTTTAACGACCAGTATTTAATCGGATTGCGGATTTTTAAATTGCCGCTGGAAGAGTATCTTTTTTTCCTGTTGATTCCCTACGCCAGCGTTTTTATTCATTACGCTCTGAAATATTTCTTTCCGAATATTATTCTGCCAAAAAATATAACAAGAGCAATCACGTACATTTTGTTTTTTATTGGTTTAATATTGTCGGTTTACAATTACGATAAGATGTACACTTTCGTCTGCATCGGACTTTTCACGGTTTTGATGCTGCTGCAAATTATTTTCGAATGGAAATATGCGCGAAGATTTTACCTCAGTTTTATCATCATTTTTATTCCTTTCTTTTTTGTGAATTCGGCATTGACAGGAAGTTATTCTGAAAATCCTGTCGTTTTTTATGACAATTCAGAAAACCTCGGAATTCGGCTCGGTACTATTCCGGTGGAAGATGCTTTTTACTGTTTCGCACTTTTGTATTCCATCACTTTGGTTTTCGAATATTTGAAAACAAAAAAATCATTCCATTCCAGCCATGAAAATTAA
- a CDS encoding phytoene/squalene synthase family protein yields the protein MNNLEIFQEVCGLSSKLVTERYSTSFSRASTLFQPEIRQHIYNIYGFVRLADEIVDTFHDFDKVKLMTEFEQNYRVALENGISLNPILQSFCTTQREKNIPQHLVDSFLYSMKMDLDEIKNLNDEKYNEYIYGSAEVVGLMCLKVFVNGNVAEYEKLKPYAQSLGAAFQKINFLRDISADFNELDRTYFPNVDFRNFSAFDKEKIELDIAKDFAHAKTGIKMLPITCKLAVFMAYKYYFNLFKKIRKTKPELLLTKRIRVSNARKIYLFGEMILNKNLNLL from the coding sequence ATGAATAATTTAGAAATTTTTCAGGAAGTTTGCGGTCTGTCGTCGAAGCTGGTGACAGAGCGCTACAGCACTTCATTTTCGCGCGCCTCCACCCTTTTTCAGCCGGAAATTCGTCAGCACATTTACAATATTTACGGATTTGTACGCCTGGCGGACGAAATTGTGGATACTTTTCACGACTTCGATAAAGTGAAACTAATGACTGAATTTGAGCAGAATTATCGTGTAGCTTTGGAAAACGGCATCTCATTAAACCCTATTCTCCAGTCTTTCTGCACTACGCAGCGCGAGAAAAATATTCCGCAACACCTCGTCGATTCATTTCTCTATTCCATGAAAATGGATTTGGATGAAATTAAAAATCTAAACGACGAAAAATACAACGAATATATTTACGGCTCCGCCGAAGTGGTCGGCTTGATGTGTCTGAAAGTGTTCGTAAATGGAAATGTCGCAGAATATGAAAAACTGAAACCTTACGCGCAAAGTTTAGGGGCGGCTTTTCAAAAGATCAATTTCCTGCGTGACATCAGCGCAGATTTTAACGAATTAGACCGCACCTATTTCCCCAATGTAGATTTCCGAAATTTTTCTGCTTTTGACAAGGAAAAAATTGAACTTGACATTGCTAAAGATTTTGCGCACGCCAAAACCGGCATCAAAATGTTGCCCATTACCTGCAAACTTGCAGTGTTTATGGCCTATAAATATTATTTCAATCTCTTTAAGAAAATTAGAAAAACGAAACCAGAACTTCTTTTAACCAAAAGAATACGCGTTTCAAATGCACGAAAAATCTATCTTTTCGGAGAAATGATTTTAAATAAAAACCTGAATTTGCTTTAA